A single genomic interval of Borrelia hispanica CRI harbors:
- a CDS encoding DUF228 domain-containing protein has product MADKSALEASVERLTREKDRLESELASLKLGKQSEVLKRLKDHTTYPAVFDREVQFGSRDIYFAHRGGLQYSLADKFENYQDIGFCYKRGVKLVVQNGMSTCVTRGGGNDLYGICIDYDDLTRTATVISIANSFECILLSDMNVKAGDKLVFDDMGVLSKVKTNGTYMQALALSDALEFKDKSGFYGAKVMLINKPL; this is encoded by the coding sequence ATGGCAGATAAGAGTGCATTAGAGGCCAGTGTAGAGAGACTTACTAGGGAAAAAGATAGACTTGAGAGTGAACTTGCATCTTTAAAATTGGGCAAGCAATCAGAAGTTTTAAAGCGACTAAAAGATCATACCACATATCCAGCAGTTTTTGATAGGGAGGTTCAGTTTGGATCTCGAGATATTTATTTTGCTCATAGAGGGGGCTTGCAGTATTCTTTGGCAGATAAATTTGAAAATTATCAGGATATTGGGTTTTGCTATAAACGTGGAGTTAAGCTTGTTGTTCAAAATGGTATGTCGACTTGCGTGACACGTGGTGGTGGAAATGATCTTTATGGAATTTGCATAGATTATGATGATTTGACACGAACAGCAACAGTCATCTCAATTGCAAATAGTTTTGAATGTATTTTGTTGTCAGATATGAATGTTAAGGCTGGTGATAAATTGGTTTTTGATGATATGGGAGTACTTTCAAAGGTAAAGACCAATGGTACTTATATGCAAGCTTTGGCTTTAAGTGATGCTTTAGAGTTTAAAGATAAGTCAGGATTTTATGGTGCAAAGGTAATGCTTATCAATAAGCCTTTGTAA
- a CDS encoding RNA-guided endonuclease TnpB family protein: protein MGANKAYKYRIYPNTNQKKYFSKVFGCVRFLYNKMLSDKKDYYEKNKKSLSVNPSNYKNEFPFLKEVDSLALCSAWIDLNSAYSNFFREIKKGNRTQGFPKYKSKKNRQTFRTNNQKNSIRIENDYIKLPKIGFVKLALHRNIKSNELIKNVVVEKDTDDKYYISVAVECLDVKNNDKTKCNKKEIVGIDMSMRHFLVSSGGEKINHPKCLLKNERKFKKCQRKLSKKQKGSRNRAKSRLRVAKLHRKISNQRKDFLHKLSYYFVANYKNIAIENLSIKGMQKGMFGKSVNDLGWHEFVRQLSYKSEWSKSYLHKVDRYFPSSKLCNNCGIKNTTLKLSDTRWTCSGCNILHDRDINAALNLKAYYYKEIKTKAGTA from the coding sequence ATGGGTGCTAATAAAGCTTATAAGTACAGAATATATCCTAACACTAATCAAAAGAAATACTTTTCAAAAGTATTTGGATGCGTAAGATTTTTGTATAACAAAATGTTAAGTGATAAGAAAGATTATTATGAAAAAAATAAGAAAAGTCTTAGTGTTAATCCAAGTAATTATAAAAATGAATTTCCATTCTTAAAGGAAGTTGATAGTTTGGCTCTTTGTAGCGCATGGATTGACTTAAATTCTGCGTATAGTAATTTTTTTAGAGAAATTAAAAAAGGAAATAGAACACAAGGATTTCCTAAATATAAAAGTAAGAAAAATAGACAAACCTTTAGAACTAATAATCAAAAAAACTCAATAAGAATAGAAAATGATTATATAAAGCTACCTAAAATAGGATTTGTAAAATTAGCTCTACATAGGAATATTAAAAGCAATGAACTTATTAAAAATGTAGTAGTAGAAAAAGATACTGATGATAAATATTATATTTCAGTAGCAGTTGAGTGCTTAGATGTTAAAAATAACGATAAAACTAAATGCAATAAAAAAGAGATAGTTGGTATTGATATGAGCATGAGGCATTTTTTAGTAAGTAGTGGGGGTGAGAAAATCAATCATCCCAAATGTTTACTAAAAAATGAACGTAAATTCAAGAAATGCCAAAGAAAACTATCAAAAAAACAAAAGGGCTCTAGGAATAGAGCTAAATCTAGATTAAGAGTTGCCAAGTTGCATAGGAAAATTTCAAATCAAAGAAAAGATTTTTTACATAAATTATCTTATTATTTTGTAGCTAATTATAAAAATATAGCAATAGAAAACTTATCAATTAAAGGCATGCAAAAAGGAATGTTTGGCAAAAGTGTTAATGATTTAGGATGGCATGAGTTTGTAAGACAATTATCATATAAATCAGAGTGGTCTAAATCTTATTTGCATAAAGTTGATAGATATTTTCCATCAAGCAAGCTATGCAACAATTGCGGTATTAAAAATACAACTCTGAAATTAAGTGATACTAGGTGGACTTGTAGCGGTTGTAATATTTTGCATGATAGAGATATAAATGCAGCTCTAAATCTTAAAGCTTATTATTATAAGGAAATAAAAACTAAGGCAGGAACTGCCTGA
- a CDS encoding DUF1357 family protein codes for MIKASGVNLKDDLEDGDKNVDVNQDLNIDNKLNNKFEHNINNDINNNELLTRAVWITRLADDNLSLSYNTKELINSGHALGEVLDIQVCELIKKYVDEKQILAVAGSLDVLNLNSQIKDILLRLASVNIDSFKNSNNSYGLMTFTKGNVQEVLNLRNTSHTIKDYKDLRQAMLNEWMQIRQDFYNV; via the coding sequence ATGATAAAGGCTTCTGGTGTTAATCTAAAAGATGACCTTGAAGATGGTGATAAAAATGTTGATGTAAATCAAGATTTAAATATTGATAATAAACTTAATAATAAATTTGAGCATAATATCAATAATGATATTAATAATAATGAATTGTTAACTAGAGCTGTTTGGATTACTAGGCTTGCTGATGATAACTTGAGTTTAAGTTATAATACAAAAGAACTTATTAATTCAGGCCATGCACTTGGTGAGGTTTTAGATATTCAAGTGTGTGAACTCATTAAAAAGTATGTTGATGAGAAGCAAATATTGGCAGTTGCAGGTAGTCTTGATGTTTTAAATTTAAATAGTCAAATTAAAGATATATTGCTAAGGCTTGCAAGTGTAAATATTGATTCATTTAAAAATAGTAATAATTCATATGGTCTTATGACTTTTACTAAAGGCAATGTTCAGGAGGTGTTAAATTTAAGAAATACAAGTCATACAATAAAAGATTATAAAGATTTAAGACAGGCAATGCTTAATGAGTGGATGCAAATTAGGCAAGATTTTTATAATGTTTAA
- a CDS encoding DUF693 family protein: MLLFQYDFKMEFYSNDVAFGDQRPKLVVETKNGVPVVNILISNEYSYVGSLQWKKAQIRLFNVPLNFGKSLGQGDIVRIYYKKFSSDDDLGYKFIISGYLGAPVDFECHNGDFIFQYEVYLLSQDTFFNKKLDVKDYTGKSLKDAINLACPGQAIIYMSEQDMESIIYQSFYVSTLKEFIERLIGKYVQLIFVDIGDLDYKIDTKFVFINFNGFSSNQNYKKLENFVPLSSPQREVRFVGKSTINFWNATLLFTDKIKVGDPFQFVDRYGNIVKTIVQRTSAELNNVGKCVLRLSLYDESNVL; encoded by the coding sequence ATGTTGTTATTTCAGTATGACTTTAAAATGGAGTTTTATAGTAATGATGTTGCGTTTGGAGATCAAAGACCTAAATTGGTAGTAGAGACAAAAAATGGAGTGCCTGTTGTTAATATTTTAATTAGTAATGAATATTCTTATGTGGGTTCTTTGCAGTGGAAAAAAGCACAAATTAGATTGTTTAATGTACCTTTGAATTTTGGCAAATCTTTAGGACAGGGAGATATTGTTAGAATATATTATAAAAAGTTTTCTAGTGATGATGATTTAGGTTATAAATTTATTATTTCTGGATATTTGGGTGCGCCTGTTGATTTTGAGTGTCATAATGGTGATTTTATTTTTCAATATGAAGTTTATCTTTTATCTCAAGATACGTTTTTCAATAAAAAACTTGATGTTAAAGATTATACTGGTAAATCTCTTAAAGATGCAATTAATTTGGCATGTCCAGGTCAAGCAATTATTTATATGAGTGAACAAGATATGGAGAGCATCATATATCAGAGTTTTTATGTCTCTACTTTAAAAGAATTTATAGAAAGACTTATTGGGAAATATGTTCAATTAATTTTTGTTGATATTGGGGATTTAGATTATAAAATTGATACTAAATTTGTATTTATTAATTTTAATGGATTTAGCAGTAATCAAAATTATAAAAAACTTGAAAATTTTGTGCCTCTCTCTAGTCCACAAAGAGAGGTTAGGTTTGTGGGCAAATCTACTATTAATTTTTGGAATGCTACACTTCTCTTTACAGATAAAATTAAGGTCGGAGATCCGTTTCAATTTGTTGATAGGTATGGAAATATTGTTAAGACTATTGTTCAAAGAACCAGTGCTGAATTAAATAATGTAGGTAAGTGTGTATTAAGGTTAAGTCTTTATGACGAATCTAATGTTTTATAG
- a CDS encoding DUF764 family protein, with amino-acid sequence MLLSLYESQTFLVKILFEFKDYLKKHSFKVKIINSYNPLYLNDLEISGSYLLVIRPEGFDSLDVRDFRSGSFYENVNEFGFKFILFFLGFVGEVGELKIYVGLHTIYEYFLEFLHDNAFEFKFLKPNLLENEYDLSLNYYLKSTSDLINGGFVKTSCNGLKGVLGLSQNYRANIQIVENKID; translated from the coding sequence GTGTTACTTAGTTTATATGAATCTCAAACTTTTTTAGTAAAAATATTGTTTGAGTTTAAAGATTATTTAAAGAAACATTCTTTTAAAGTGAAGATTATAAATTCTTATAATCCTTTATATTTAAATGATCTAGAAATTAGTGGATCTTATCTTTTAGTAATAAGGCCAGAAGGTTTTGATTCTTTGGATGTTAGAGATTTTAGAAGTGGCAGTTTTTATGAGAATGTTAATGAGTTTGGATTTAAATTTATACTTTTCTTTTTAGGATTTGTAGGAGAGGTTGGAGAACTTAAGATATATGTTGGGTTGCATACTATTTATGAATATTTTTTAGAATTTTTGCATGATAATGCATTTGAATTTAAGTTTTTAAAACCAAATCTTTTAGAAAATGAATATGATTTGTCTTTGAATTATTATTTAAAATCCACAAGTGATTTAATAAATGGAGGGTTTGTTAAGACTTCTTGTAATGGATTAAAAGGTGTTTTGGGACTTAGTCAAAATTACAGGGCAAATATACAAATTGTTGAAAATAAAATAGATTAA
- a CDS encoding S2/P23 family protein: MIRIIIILLAIVSCNVQKDNNLEKQQKRFIQPTYNKFKNKRTPGNIDSKENINQYQSAQLQIEEGILDVCLQVTPHSWWPFYKDNCKITWIKNNFQKIIETDTQQESKLFQGKLHYTYIVAPIKSHDKYTQYVMPLILFASLVDYIEIISFKLKCRPNLNLDFEKGSMQNLRNRVATQVNKAVKDQGYKKAYLYGTINMLYPDGGKDLINAFGSQYQNGTWSFMEAEITTKDTLNHTTTTKSILLDSIMFNEFLKSVIKKHPNIKEANNQFRAPVD, encoded by the coding sequence GTGATAAGAATTATAATAATATTATTAGCCATCGTATCATGCAATGTCCAAAAAGATAACAACTTAGAAAAACAACAGAAACGATTTATTCAACCTACATATAATAAATTTAAAAACAAAAGAACTCCAGGAAACATAGACTCTAAAGAAAATATAAATCAATATCAATCAGCACAATTACAAATAGAAGAAGGAATTTTAGATGTATGCTTACAAGTAACACCTCATTCGTGGTGGCCTTTTTATAAAGACAACTGCAAAATTACTTGGATAAAAAACAATTTTCAAAAAATTATTGAAACAGATACACAACAAGAATCAAAACTATTTCAAGGTAAATTGCATTACACATATATAGTAGCACCAATTAAAAGCCATGATAAATATACCCAATATGTTATGCCTTTAATATTATTTGCAAGCCTGGTTGATTATATTGAAATAATTTCATTTAAATTAAAATGTCGCCCAAATTTAAATCTGGATTTTGAAAAAGGTTCCATGCAAAATCTTAGAAATCGGGTGGCCACTCAAGTAAATAAAGCAGTTAAAGACCAAGGTTATAAAAAAGCATATCTTTATGGAACAATAAATATGCTCTACCCAGATGGTGGAAAAGACTTAATAAATGCATTTGGGAGTCAGTACCAAAATGGTACTTGGAGCTTTATGGAAGCAGAAATAACAACCAAAGACACACTTAATCACACAACAACCACTAAATCAATACTTCTAGACAGCATAATGTTTAACGAATTTTTAAAATCAGTTATAAAAAAGCATCCTAACATAAAAGAGGCAAACAATCAATTCAGAGCACCTGTTGATTAA
- a CDS encoding DUF3890 domain-containing protein — MDRNEDLDKIYSKILNLLMIKSLDFNFEEFNLYIGLLEDVLLSRGLGLKDLNSSNVFLLIYYFIGCELKKRGKLLYFDLGKIKSERLGEISVEYFDDALRGEVLVNDFCSAFNNLVEDIKTNKKVLIGVV, encoded by the coding sequence ATGGATCGTAATGAGGATTTAGATAAGATTTATTCTAAGATATTGAATTTACTTATGATTAAGAGTTTAGATTTTAATTTTGAAGAATTTAATTTGTATATAGGGTTACTTGAAGATGTTTTACTGAGCAGAGGTTTAGGACTTAAAGATTTAAATTCAAGTAATGTTTTTTTGCTTATTTATTACTTTATTGGATGTGAACTTAAAAAGCGAGGAAAACTTTTATATTTTGATTTGGGTAAAATTAAGTCTGAGAGATTAGGTGAAATATCAGTTGAGTATTTTGATGATGCATTGCGTGGTGAAGTTTTGGTTAATGATTTTTGTTCTGCTTTTAACAATCTTGTAGAAGATATTAAGACTAATAAAAAAGTTTTAATAGGGGTTGTATGA
- a CDS encoding DUF1322 family protein has protein sequence MNRSEILNEYLNYLKYLRSETCKYYFPVLMEVCTFNDVKKFKYDELMEINKIANFKLKKEVYEKFLVSKLLG, from the coding sequence ATGAATCGTAGTGAAATTTTAAATGAATATTTAAATTATTTAAAGTATTTAAGAAGTGAAACTTGTAAGTATTATTTCCCCGTTTTAATGGAGGTTTGTACATTTAACGATGTTAAGAAGTTTAAATATGATGAACTTATGGAAATTAACAAAATTGCTAATTTTAAACTTAAGAAAGAAGTGTATGAAAAATTTTTGGTTTCAAAGTTATTAGGTTAG
- a CDS encoding anti-CBASS protein Acb1 family protein, producing the protein MIFKKTMNDFEHALFKRYAIDPLKLYKYSLFFRNYIENSAEDALKCGIKLESLKDSLDYSSLQFLNLELSNALLEAIISYRFNGAGYILIRPKDLYEDLSKSVNDELPFGFKYLDYNRIKDDHNSDYLKYFQDDGTFIIVHKSRVIIYENFDYVLSEHTPVYTQSLLLDICLLEQIYTEIEKRIGQYNFLFYKDEQLVGLMDALQDAKNQISHFSSKGRGLFSTFFKNDDNQKNLETVDFELSRVIERLKSGLSNDGVFYSADEGASLQVIKYDLSFLKDAFELVKAKIGADSKEPLTRNFNEQVKGLGSDGKGDRTNYIDFLHTVQEAVALSVNIKLNKYYRLNMCFNDLIVLSDKERLEEDMMFLDVYSKYLDIVRSNSLSDDEIEVLNSKLHFNFRRFSK; encoded by the coding sequence ATGATATTTAAAAAAACTATGAATGATTTTGAACATGCTTTATTTAAAAGATATGCAATAGATCCATTAAAGCTTTATAAATATTCGTTATTCTTTAGGAATTATATAGAAAATTCAGCAGAAGATGCATTGAAGTGTGGAATTAAATTAGAATCTTTGAAAGATTCTCTTGATTATAGTAGTTTGCAATTTTTAAATTTAGAACTCTCAAATGCACTTCTTGAGGCAATTATAAGTTATAGATTTAATGGTGCTGGATATATTTTAATTAGACCTAAAGATTTGTATGAAGATTTAAGTAAAAGTGTTAATGATGAATTGCCATTTGGATTTAAGTATTTAGATTATAATCGAATAAAAGATGATCACAATAGTGATTATTTAAAGTATTTTCAAGATGATGGTACTTTTATTATTGTGCATAAAAGTAGAGTTATAATTTATGAGAATTTTGATTATGTATTGAGTGAGCATACACCAGTCTACACTCAAAGTTTACTTTTAGATATTTGCTTGTTAGAACAGATATATACAGAAATAGAAAAACGTATTGGGCAATATAATTTTTTATTTTACAAGGATGAACAATTGGTTGGTCTTATGGATGCTTTACAGGATGCTAAGAATCAGATAAGTCATTTTAGTAGTAAGGGCAGAGGTTTATTTTCTACATTTTTTAAAAATGATGATAATCAAAAAAATTTGGAAACAGTCGATTTTGAGCTTAGTCGTGTTATTGAGCGATTAAAGAGTGGATTGAGTAATGATGGAGTATTTTATAGTGCTGATGAGGGAGCAAGTTTGCAGGTTATAAAATATGATCTCTCATTTTTAAAGGATGCATTTGAACTTGTAAAAGCAAAAATAGGTGCTGATAGCAAAGAACCATTGACTAGAAATTTTAATGAGCAGGTAAAGGGCTTGGGGAGTGATGGTAAGGGAGATAGGACTAACTATATTGACTTTTTACATACCGTTCAGGAAGCAGTAGCACTCTCAGTTAATATTAAGCTTAATAAGTATTACAGGCTTAATATGTGTTTTAATGATCTAATTGTACTTAGTGATAAAGAAAGATTGGAAGAAGATATGATGTTTCTTGATGTTTATTCTAAGTATCTAGATATTGTAAGATCAAATTCTTTAAGTGATGATGAGATAGAAGTATTAAATAGTAAATTACATTTTAATTTTAGGAGGTTTAGTAAATGA
- a CDS encoding BTA121 domain-containing protein surface lipoprotein, with product MKVLGNLLLFFVLFFCCKDEEYSGNFDLMYDSDDVAFHDIIDSDFDIGVNFDNASLEKLISDFELSNEEKQAVRFLRSALTDSTILDDMSHMRTYSDDEFYEFLVILNADKVKEAVADIVLTLKVRDEILDAIYEFADGNPRKDTFEIQLNVKEKEYLKTLKVACCVDSGYNGAYLALKLANHSGIFASLKRQVYDVLHAY from the coding sequence ATGAAAGTTCTTGGTAATTTGCTCTTGTTTTTTGTTTTATTTTTTTGTTGTAAAGATGAAGAGTATTCTGGTAATTTTGATTTAATGTATGATTCTGATGATGTTGCTTTTCATGATATTATTGATAGTGATTTTGATATTGGTGTTAATTTTGATAATGCTTCATTAGAAAAGTTAATTTCAGATTTTGAGCTATCAAATGAAGAAAAACAGGCAGTTAGATTTTTAAGGAGTGCATTGACAGATTCTACTATTTTGGATGATATGTCTCATATGCGTACTTATAGTGATGATGAGTTTTATGAATTTTTAGTTATTCTTAATGCTGATAAGGTAAAAGAGGCAGTTGCTGATATAGTTTTGACATTAAAAGTTAGAGATGAAATACTTGATGCTATATATGAATTTGCAGATGGGAATCCTAGAAAAGATACATTTGAAATACAACTTAATGTAAAGGAAAAAGAATATCTAAAAACTTTAAAAGTTGCTTGTTGTGTTGATAGTGGTTATAATGGGGCTTATTTGGCGCTTAAATTGGCCAATCATTCAGGGATATTTGCGTCATTAAAGAGGCAGGTGTATGATGTTTTGCATGCGTATTAG
- a CDS encoding DUF792 family protein: MIDKKNITSMILDIVNHVLSLSVSSNFIVLFPRPDFKGFVYVPQLFFIFPKSKPTEESFSNASSEQGTVNVNLKEGEVLSYNVVSNPEIINVSNGILSSIHDKFLIEHLKKTSYANSVLEFNVNFVKVHFRERFKMGFYYSVYGPMIGFHELTIINSLKFRDTAFIEEINVSLQIKILKTFNFSTYKG; the protein is encoded by the coding sequence ATGATAGATAAAAAAAATATAACATCAATGATTTTGGATATTGTAAATCATGTTTTAAGTCTCTCAGTTTCATCTAATTTTATTGTCCTTTTTCCTCGTCCCGATTTTAAGGGATTTGTGTATGTGCCACAGTTGTTTTTTATATTTCCAAAATCAAAACCAACCGAGGAGAGTTTTAGCAATGCCAGTAGTGAACAGGGAACTGTTAATGTTAATTTAAAAGAAGGTGAGGTTTTAAGTTATAATGTTGTGTCAAATCCAGAGATAATTAATGTTTCTAATGGCATTTTGTCTTCTATACATGATAAGTTTTTGATTGAACATTTAAAAAAGACATCTTATGCAAATAGTGTTTTAGAGTTTAATGTTAATTTTGTTAAAGTGCACTTTAGAGAAAGATTTAAGATGGGTTTTTATTATTCTGTTTATGGTCCTATGATTGGATTTCATGAATTGACTATTATTAATTCTTTAAAATTTAGAGATACTGCATTCATTGAAGAGATTAATGTTAGTTTGCAAATTAAAATATTAAAAACTTTTAATTTTTCTACTTATAAAGGTTAA
- a CDS encoding DUF1463 family protein — MKDYYSLDLVFFSFSGVLIDRGKLQYSTSPNVMATASTEERNVPIPSFRDPRTIIHIFNLEITKGSFDYKVLTKLSNEQFYGSSYKRDKLKSLVFNDQMGLKIISNSAFFSEIPSRTYASGSDTVNFVIHAINCEVERR; from the coding sequence ATGAAGGATTATTATTCATTAGATTTAGTGTTCTTTAGTTTCTCAGGTGTGCTTATTGATAGGGGCAAATTGCAATATTCAACTTCTCCAAATGTTATGGCAACTGCCAGTACTGAGGAGCGAAATGTTCCAATTCCAAGTTTTAGAGATCCTAGAACTATTATTCACATATTTAATTTAGAGATTACCAAAGGATCATTTGATTATAAGGTCTTAACTAAACTTAGTAATGAGCAATTTTATGGTTCTAGCTATAAGAGAGACAAATTAAAATCATTGGTTTTTAATGATCAAATGGGACTTAAGATTATTTCTAATAGTGCATTTTTTTCTGAAATTCCAAGTAGAACTTATGCAAGTGGCAGTGATACTGTAAATTTTGTAATTCATGCAATTAATTGTGAAGTTGAAAGGAGGTGA
- a CDS encoding DUF1473 family protein, with translation MRYKLKILTKHKTYEYVVRDIPMYDWDSILGFDSSQETLRRELNNLSTLKKVSSLMISASFFDEFYDIINDNKEHSFLYKYPLPTILFAIEYSLVEKISGLQKPSLVYIESFQDSDGTFVKYSYIDERWNYDDLVLREVG, from the coding sequence GTGAGATATAAACTTAAGATTTTAACTAAACATAAAACTTATGAATATGTTGTAAGAGATATTCCTATGTATGATTGGGATTCTATTTTAGGTTTTGATTCAAGTCAAGAAACTTTAAGACGAGAATTAAATAATTTATCTACTTTGAAAAAAGTAAGCTCTTTAATGATATCTGCATCTTTTTTTGATGAATTTTATGACATTATTAATGATAATAAAGAGCATTCATTTTTGTATAAATATCCACTTCCTACTATTTTGTTTGCTATTGAGTATTCTTTAGTTGAAAAAATATCAGGATTGCAAAAGCCTAGTTTGGTTTATATTGAGAGTTTTCAAGATTCTGATGGGACTTTTGTTAAGTATTCGTATATTGATGAGAGGTGGAATTATGATGATTTGGTATTAAGAGAAGTTGGTTAG
- a CDS encoding DUF777 family protein: MQSNYEISRRLGNLSEDLAFEDAKRYLQDNVFICRIGIVKEFDFEKQEGIVVIEEYEDLNIISRNISNLKLELVEGDRVVLLQSSINIFNENDNNYFDKHYFYILNALTLRNVGISVEKFKIDTRELDITSEDSSLNLKNITCDGEHSKISLKSLVIEAGNIELKGNVYINGRLFESHTHSSGTITYINASGAPTLASGSTAGVS, encoded by the coding sequence ATGCAAAGCAATTATGAAATTTCAAGAAGACTTGGGAATTTGAGTGAAGATTTGGCATTTGAGGATGCTAAGAGATATTTGCAAGATAATGTATTTATCTGTAGGATTGGGATTGTTAAGGAATTTGATTTTGAAAAACAAGAGGGAATTGTTGTAATTGAAGAATATGAAGATTTAAATATTATAAGTCGTAATATTTCAAATTTAAAACTTGAGCTTGTAGAAGGTGATAGGGTGGTTTTGCTTCAAAGCAGTATAAATATTTTTAATGAAAATGATAATAATTATTTTGATAAGCATTATTTTTATATTTTAAATGCTCTAACTCTTAGAAATGTGGGAATAAGTGTAGAAAAATTTAAAATTGATACAAGAGAACTTGATATTACTAGTGAAGATTCTTCTTTGAATTTAAAGAACATAACTTGTGACGGTGAACATTCCAAAATTTCTCTTAAGTCTTTGGTTATTGAAGCTGGTAATATTGAACTTAAAGGTAATGTGTATATTAATGGCAGATTGTTTGAAAGTCATACACATTCTTCTGGAACCATAACTTATATAAATGCCAGTGGAGCTCCTACTCTTGCAAGTGGCAGTACTGCAGGTGTATCTTGA
- a CDS encoding DUF787 family protein encodes MPQDTINVNLIEDKVKLNNIGYYNPLLIYKSDVLEKGHFVLTSGSFRDFLTSMSVRDDVKTDVEKVKLAAEQIEFLIKSSNDFFNEEGLRSFDFYIYENIDDVVQFLKQNIHAVVIFVATLEENFGTEWNMIKSLIKFVVFSTNLNRLPEFLEVLPVSQRDGVVLVYDNGADNLHLKFAAKYLYEAGMFHSVNPYGITLRANPIYDATLINNLRRHNINFYSLLNETGRDGVLAFKEAVDCSSMPIDEAFTYYLLKNESTHELIRIWNRNHRQNSKLSELKFADGKPNAYTAGLECLFKEFKERGLIVSFGDIKFGLKRDNVLGLDLSIRVKYNDSFKSVVLNISSDDINDYLRREVD; translated from the coding sequence ATGCCGCAAGATACAATTAATGTCAATTTAATTGAAGATAAAGTGAAGTTGAATAATATTGGTTATTATAATCCTTTGCTTATTTATAAGAGTGATGTTTTAGAAAAAGGGCATTTTGTTTTAACTAGTGGAAGCTTTAGAGATTTTTTAACTTCTATGAGTGTAAGAGATGATGTTAAAACAGATGTAGAGAAGGTTAAATTAGCTGCCGAGCAGATTGAGTTTTTAATAAAGAGTAGCAATGATTTTTTTAATGAGGAGGGGCTTAGGTCTTTTGATTTTTATATTTACGAAAATATAGACGATGTAGTTCAGTTTTTAAAGCAAAATATACATGCAGTTGTTATATTTGTTGCTACTTTAGAAGAAAATTTTGGGACAGAATGGAATATGATTAAAAGTCTGATTAAATTTGTAGTATTCTCAACAAATCTTAATAGGCTGCCTGAATTTTTGGAAGTGTTACCAGTAAGCCAGAGGGATGGTGTTGTTTTGGTTTATGATAATGGTGCTGATAATTTACATCTTAAATTTGCAGCTAAATATTTATATGAGGCTGGCATGTTTCATTCTGTGAATCCTTATGGAATTACATTACGGGCAAACCCAATTTATGATGCAACTTTAATTAATAATTTAAGACGTCATAATATTAATTTTTATTCGCTTTTAAATGAAACCGGTAGGGATGGTGTTTTGGCATTTAAGGAAGCAGTAGATTGCTCATCAATGCCAATTGATGAGGCATTCACTTATTACCTTTTGAAGAATGAATCAACACATGAACTTATTCGTATTTGGAATCGAAATCATAGGCAAAATAGTAAGCTTAGTGAATTAAAATTTGCTGATGGGAAACCCAATGCTTATACGGCAGGACTTGAGTGTTTATTTAAAGAATTTAAAGAGAGGGGACTTATTGTGTCTTTTGGTGATATTAAGTTTGGACTTAAGAGAGATAATGTTTTGGGTTTAGATTTGTCTATTCGTGTTAAATATAATGATAGTTTTAAGAGCGTTGTGTTAAACATAAGTAGTGATGATATTAATGATTATTTAAGACGGGAGGTTGATTGA